The nucleotide window GCCACGACAGCCAGTGCCAGGAGTCCCAAGGACACCGAGTTCAAAGACAAGGACGGTAAccggtcgacgacgccgctcGGGGGCTGGAACTGGACAGAGAAGATTGTGGGCAGGGGAGGGGCAACCCGCAAGACATCGCCCAAGCCGGACGTCAAGAGCGGCGAcgaagtcggcggcggcgtggatTAAACGCCTAGACACGAAGAATCGGATGCACATGAATACCTACGTACACAGATAGTGTTCTTAATCGATGAGATGACGTTTTGATGACTTCAACCTTGCTCACCGTCGGCATATTATATGTGGTTACCTTATCCTCTGGCCAAGTatgggggtttttttttttttttggttgggggcggggggagggCTTTTTGGTGAGTATCGAGTAGATTCAAGTCTGTCTGGCGATACTTATTTGGTAGGCTACGAATAAAACAACTAAATAAAGAGTTCCTACAAGAACCTCATTACAAGAAAGAACTAACACGAGCTACTTGCTGGCCAATAGCAGAATACTTTTACTCCGCTTTGCCACTCACCAAGCTCCAGGTACTTAGCTAACAGCCCCTTCCGGTGCCGGGACCCCTGCCATGCGCCGGTTGCGCCATCAGCAAGTGGGAACATGTAACAAACGTCTTCTTTTCCGCAAGTTCACTTCAAAACCGGCCAAGGAGCTGCCGATTAGCCATCATCATGTCACTGAGGCCCTTGTCCCTGAGATCGATCAACGGACTCGGACGAGCCCGACGAGGGTTTTCCACCACAACCCCTGCGCGAGCTGACTTTACCCATGTCGTGAGTTGAACATTCCAACCTGCAATCGGAAGCATCTCCGCCATCGCGATGACGCCCTGGATAGAGAGATACCTGCCCACCTAGTTAGATGCTGAATTTATTCCACGATaggtcgttggcggcggcgcggtagGCCTCGCAACAgcgcgcgccctcgcccagcgCCCGGGGACGTCGACGGTCCTTCTGGAGCgccacggcgccgtcggcacggAGACGTCGTCGCGCAACAGCGAGGTCATCCACGCCGGCATCTACTACGGCGCCGGCACGCTCAAGACGTCCCTCTGCATCCGCGGCAAGGAGCTGCTGTACGCCTTCTGCcgcgagcgcggcgtcggGCACGCCAACACGGGCAAGTGGATCGTCGCGCAGACGGCAGCCCAacgcgaggccctcgagcgtGTGCACAACTTCTGCAAGCACAAGATCCACGTGCCTGTGCGCTGGGTCGGCGCTGAGGAGGCGCGAAGGCTGGAGCCGGAAGTCagggccgcggcgggcgtgCTCGAGAGCCCGACGACAGGCATCGTGGACTCGCATGGCCTGATGGTGGCGCTGACGGGCCTGTtcgaggacgcgggcggcgtcgtggcGCTGAGCTCCGCCGTGACGGCGGTGACGCCGCTTGGAGACAGGGGCAGCGCCGGGTGGGAGGTGCGCGTCCGCGACCCGGCCACGGGGGAGGAGAGCGCCGTCACGGCCGAGGTACTGGTCAACGCCGCAGGGctgggcgccgtcgacgtgcACAACATGATCGTTCCCGCGCAGGAGCGGCGCGCCATGTACTACGCCAAGGGCAACTACTTCTCGTGCGCGGGATCGGCGCCCAAGGTTGGCAGGCTCATCTACCCGGCGCCCGAGCCCGGCGCTGGCGGGCTGGGCACCCATCTGACGCTGGATCTCGCGGGCCGCGTGCGCTTCGGCCCGGACGTGGAATGGGTCGATTCGCCTGATGACCTGGCTGTCAATGGCGCGAGGTTGccgggcgccgtcgaggccatcaagaagTACCTGCCGGACCTTGACGAGAGTTGTCTAGTGCCCGACTACGCCGGTATCCGGCCGAAGCTGGAGAAGCTTGGGGCCGTCGCACATGGGACGGGGTTCCACGACTTCATCATTAGGAAGGAGGACGACTACGAGGGATGGGTCAACCTGC belongs to Colletotrichum higginsianum IMI 349063 chromosome 5, whole genome shotgun sequence and includes:
- a CDS encoding FAD dependent oxidoreductase → MSLRPLSLRSINGLGRARRGFSTTTPARADFTHVVVGGGAVGLATARALAQRPGTSTVLLERHGAVGTETSSRNSEVIHAGIYYGAGTLKTSLCIRGKELLYAFCRERGVGHANTGKWIVAQTAAQREALERVHNFCKHKIHVPVRWVGAEEARRLEPEVRAAAGVLESPTTGIVDSHGLMVALTGLFEDAGGVVALSSAVTAVTPLGDRGSAGWEVRVRDPATGEESAVTAEVLVNAAGLGAVDVHNMIVPAQERRAMYYAKGNYFSCAGSAPKVGRLIYPAPEPGAGGLGTHLTLDLAGRVRFGPDVEWVDSPDDLAVNGARLPGAVEAIKKYLPDLDESCLVPDYAGIRPKLEKLGAVAHGTGFHDFIIRKEDDYEGWVNLLGIESPGLTSCLAIAERVDEILYA